A region of Carassius auratus strain Wakin chromosome 41, ASM336829v1, whole genome shotgun sequence DNA encodes the following proteins:
- the LOC113059274 gene encoding uncharacterized protein LOC113059274 — MSSPLERVVAQKKEAIEALMEMFERGAEVLASAVGELCPLFEASAPVLRLVLDNVESKEVTYVKEQFLVVRSRLDVLSCQLQDIDSEIRRRRLDSQFFSVEENLRNQFRKYIDILEAKPEYKEVKKRLFLEHFFITGGEKNLCVLYDAVMGNSTFGEPILDVVEQYEARNRRVLEDFCVRLKELLCLGIIALLGYCFLTQGEESEQVKIQEWSTKIQEIEMKMKETIEKCVHSFPEQAELDIKRLVKEKEDGNLQETAQELLDFLVKKYDWVSWSIRAISNLGKISNLRAGQNFQCVAGQNYFEISQGNDTNLVISFSGNPQPVPNESVKQTIEGPARKRDAKAVVELLEKELAGFLVHAISRHKDSFTLSSFPEECHYWEKHKYMNVCVHSE, encoded by the coding sequence ATGTCCAGTCCACTAGAGCGGGTTGTAGCCCAGAAGAAGGAGGCCATTGAAGCCCTAATGGAGATGTTTGAGAGAGGAGCCGAGGTGCTGGCCAGCGCTGTTGGGGAGCTGTGTCCTCTTTTTGAAGCTTCTGCTCCAGTTTTGAGGCTGGTCTTGGACAATGTGGAAAGCAAGGAGGTCACGTATGTCAAAGAGCAGTTTCTAGTTGTGAGGAGCAGATTGGATGTCCTATCATGTCAGTTACAGGACATTGATTCTGAGATCAGAAGGAGACGTTTGGATTCTCAGTTCTTCTCTGTGGAGGAAAATTTGCGGAACCAGTTTAGAAAATACATAGACATTCTGGAGGCTAAACCTGAGTATAAAGAGGTCAAAAAACGCTTGTTCTTAGAGCATTTTTTCATAACAGGTGGAGAGAAAAACCTCTGTGTGCTTTATGATGCTGTGATGGGGAACAGCACATTTGGGGAGCCAATCCTGGATGTTGTGGAACAATACGAGGCCAGAAACAGAAGGGTCCTGGAAGACTTCTGCGTCAGGCTGAAGGAGCTGCTCTGTTTGGGAATCATCGCTCTGCTGGGATATTGTTTCCTTACTCAGGGTGAGGAATCAGAGCAGGTGAAGATTCAAGAGTGGAGCACGAAGATCCAAGAAATTGAGATGAAAATGAAGGAAACGATAGAGAAATGTGTGCATTCGTTTCCAGAGCAAGCTGAACTGGACATCAAGAGGCTTGTGAAGGAGAAAGAAGATGGGAACCTTCAGGAAACGGCCCAGGAACTGCTGGACTTCCTGGTGAAGAAGTACGACTGGGTGAGCTGGTCCATCAGAGCCATTAGTAACTTGGGTAAAATTAGCAACTTGAGAGCTGGACAAAACTTTCAGTGTGTGGCCGGAcagaattattttgaaatatctcAAGGAAATGACACCAACCTGGTGATCTCGTTCAGCGGCAACCCTCAGCCTGTGCCCAACGAGAGCGTAAAACAGACGATAGAAGGTCCTGCGAGGAAGAGAGACGCCAAAGCTGTTGTGGAGCTTCTGGAGAAGGAGTTAGCTGGGTTTCTGGTTCATGCCATCAGTCGACACAAGGACAGCTTTACTCTGTCGAGTTTTCCTGAAGAATGTCACTACTGGGAGAAACATAAgtacatgaatgtgtgtgtgcattcagagTAG